Sequence from the Sanguibacter keddieii DSM 10542 genome:
TCATGGTCCGTCGTGCGTCAGTGCGTGACCTGCCGCTTGCGCAGCTCGACGACGAAGGCCTCGTCGGGCTCGGCGAGCTCGGTGCCGGGGACGGCCTCGGCCGCGTCGCGCTTGCCGCCCGGGCCCATGCCGACGGCGACCACGCCGGGCCGCTCGAAGACGCGGGCGAGCTCGAGACCCTCCGTCAGCAGGCACTCGAGGTCCGCCACGCCGTCCTCGTCCTCGGGCGCGCTGCCGGTCACGGCCACGAAGAAGGGTGCGCCGTAGACCGCGAGCGCGGCGTGCGAGTCGGCGATGGGTCCGGCGTAGTGCCAGCGGTCCTCGTCGGCGACGTCGTCGAAGGAGACCGAGAAGGTGCAGCCGGCGATCTCCCAGGCGAAGAACTCGAGGCCCTCGGCGGGCGTGTGCTCCTGGAGGGTGCCGCTCTCGCGGGTCTGGGCCCAGTCGCGCAGCGCGTCCTTGAGCTCGTCGACCGTGCCGGCGGCCTCGTCGACCACGAAGAACTGCGTGTCGTAGTGGGAGTCGCTCATCTTCTGTGCCTCTCCTCGGTCGGTGGTGCAGGGCTTACCAGCCTGCCCGAGGTCGGGTGCGGCGGCCACCGGTCGCCCGGGCCGCCCCTGCTGACCGACCTTCACAACGTAACGATAACCGTTCTCATTCTCTGCTACGCTTCCACCGAACCCCCTCCCCTGACCTCGAAAGGAGAGGGCACCGGTGGCCCCTGCCCCCGTGCCCGTCGACCCATGAGCCCCACCCTCACCGCCTCCCGCAGCCGCAGGCACCGCGCCGTCGCGCTCGGTGCCGCACTGCCCCTCGTCCTGCTCGCCGCCTGCTCGTCCTCGGACGACTCCGCCGACGCCGCCACCGGCACGCCCGAGCCCACCGAGTCCGCCACCTCCGCCCCCGCGGTCGAGGCCGCCGGCCTCACCCCGCGCCTGGTCATCACGTACGACGGCGGCATCCAGGTCCTCGACTCGACCACCCTCGAGACGATCGAGGACATCGAGCTCGACGGCTTCAACCGCATCAACCCCGCGGGCGACGGGCGCCACGTCCTCGTCTCGACCGCGGGCAAGTTCCAGGTCCTCGACGCCGGCACCTGGGCCGAGCCGCACGGCGACCACGCGCACTACTACACGACCACGCCGCAGCTCACGGACATCTCCTTCGAGGCCGACAAGCCGGGCCACGCCGTCGTCCACGAGGGCCGTACCGCGCTCTTCGCCGACGGGACCGGTGACATCACCGTCTTCGACTCCGCCGAGGTCGCCGACCCCGACCGCGAGGTGCGCGAGGTGAGCACCCCGAGCGCCCACCACGGCGTAGCCGTCGAGCTCTCCGACGGGACGCTCATCGTCTCCGAGGGCACCGAGGACGCCCGCACCGGCATCCGCGTGCTCGACGCCGAGGGCACCGAGGTCGCCGCGAACGACCAGTGCCCCGGCGTGCACGGCGAGGCCGTCGCGGCCGACGAGGCGGTGGTCATCGGCTGCCAGGACGGTGCGCTCGTCACGAAGGACGGCGTCATCAGCAAGGTCACCGCACCGGACGCCTACGGACGCATCGGCAACCAGGCCGGCAGCGAGGACTCCCCCTACGTCCTCGGCGACTACAAGACCGACCCCGACGCCGACCTCGAGCGCCCCACGCGCGTGTCGATCATCGACACCCGCGACGCCTCGATGAAGCTCGTCGACCTGCCCGCCTCGTACACCTTCCGCTCCCTCGGGCGCGGCGACGCCGGCGAGGCCCTCGTGCTCGGCACCGACGGCGCCCTGCACGTCATCGACCCCGAGACCGGGACCGTCACGCGCTCCGTCCCCGTGATCGACGAGTGGGAAGAGTCCGAGACCTGGCAGGACCCGCGCCCGACCCTGTACGTCCAGGACGGCAGCGCCTACATCACCGACCCGTCCACCTCGATGATCCACGCGGTCGACATCGAGACCGGCGAGATCTGGAACAGCGTCGAGCTCACCGTCGTCCCGAACGAGCTCACCGGCGCCTCGGGCGACGTCGAGCACGGCGCCGAGGTCGAGCACGAGGGTGCCGACCACGGTGACGCGGCGACCGACGAGCACGAGGGCCACGACCACTCGGACGAGGCCACGGACGCCACCACCGACGAGCACGACCACGAGGGTCACGACCACGAGCACTCGGACGAGGCCACCGAGACCCCGACCAGCTGACCCGCGCGTGCTGCGCCGCCCGACGGTGGCGCAGCACGCCCGCACGACCCGCGCCCTCGGGCGCCGCCCGCCGGTGGGAACCCCACCGGCGGGCTCCCGCACGTACGCCACGACCGGAGACGAGACACCCCATGCGACGCTCCCCCGCCGCCCTCGCCGCGACCGCCCTCGCCGCCTGCGCCTTCCTGACCGCCTGCTCCGACACCGACGCATCCGCTGACGGCACCGTCGACGTGCTCGCGTCGTTCTACCCGCTCCAGTACGTCGTCGAGCAGGTGGGGGGCGAGCACGTGACGGTCTCGAACCTCACGCCGCCCGCCGCCGAGCCGCACGACCTCGAGCTCTCCCCCGCCCAGGTGCGCGGCATCGGGACGGCGGACCTCGTCGTGTACCTGTCAGGCCTGCAGGCAGCGACCGACGAGGCGGTCTCCGCACAGTCCCCCGAGCACGTGGTGGACTCCGCCGAGGCCGCGGAGGCGGACGCCGCCGACCCGCACTTCTGGCTCGAGCCGACACGGCTGTCGATGGTCGGTGACGCCGTGGCCGCCGAGCTCAGCGCGATCGACCCCGACAACGCGGCCGACTACGCCGCGGGGGCCGAGGCTCTCACCGCGACGCTCGACGGGCTCGACGAGGAGTTCTCCGAGGGGCTCGCACAGTGCGAGGGCGCCACGCTGGTCACCTCGCACGAGGCCTTCGGCTACCTGGCCGACCGGTACGGGCTCGTCCAGGAGGGCATCTCAGGCATCAACCCCGACGCCGAGCCCTCCCCCAAGCGCCTGCGCGACGTGCGCGCGATCGTCGAGCGCGACGGCGTCTCGACGCTGTTCTTCGAGCGCTCGCTCGGCCCCAAGGTCACCCAGACGCTCGCCGACGACATCGGCGTCTCGACCGCGCTCCTCGACCCCCTCGAGAGCCGCACCGACGAGTCCCGCGACTACGTCGACATCATGCGCGCCAACCTCGAGGCCCTCACCACCGGCCTCGCCTGCGACTGATCAGCCTCGTCGCTCCGCCTCGTCGCTCCGGCTGTCGCGAGGTCGCACCACCACGGACGAGGTCGCACGGACACGCCGCCTCAGCCCCTCAGGGAGGGCCGTCTGGCGTGTCTGTGCGACCTCGTCGGCGTTCGTACGACCTCGGGGCGCTCAGCGGGACCTCGAGATCCGGGGCCCCTTGATCAGCTGTCGACGTCCGGGCCTGCCCGCGCCGACAGCTCCGGAGCGAGGGTCAGGACTGGTCCTGGAGGGCGGAGCGGCGGCGGAAGAGCACGAGGAGGACGAGTCCCACGACGACCACGACGACGCCGGCGACCGGCAGCCACGACGTGCCCGAGGAGTCCTCGTCCGAGGCGGCGTCGGTGGCCGAGGGCGACGGGTCCGAGGCGTCGGTGGTCGCGGTCGCTGCCTCGGAGGTCTCGGCGTCGGTCGTCGCGTCGGTCTCGCCCTGGGTCTCCATGGTGGGGTCCTCGGTCGGCGCGACCGCGGCCGGGTCGTCGACGACGAACCCGAAGGTGCCGTCGATCGGGTGCCCGTCAGAGGAGACGAGGCGCCACGCGACCGTGTAGCCGTCGTTCGCGACGGCGGGGAGCTCGACGCTCGCGACGCGGTCGGCGATGGTCGGCTCGCCGTCGAAGAGCACCGTGCCGTCGGAGGACGTCACGAGCATCCGGGACCCGATGGCCTGCGGGACCGCGCTCAGCTCGACCGACACCTGCGTCGGGGCCGTCGTGAGCGTCTCGCCGTCGCCGGGCGCCGTGCCGAGGACGGTGTCGTGGGCCGACGCGGTCGTGCCGCCGAGGACCAGCGCGACCGCCGAGAGCAGGCCGACGAGGAGCGCGCGCGGTGCGGTGCGGCGGCGGGTGCGGACGGAGGTGCTGGTCATGGTTCTCCTCGCGCCGTGGGGCGCAGATCAGGTGGGCCGAGACGCCGCGTGCAGGTGCTCGGAAGGCTCACCTCGACCCTAGCGTCGGCCGCTGAGGACCGACCCCGATCACGTGGTCGTCTCGATCACACCCGTGCTCTCAGCACCCCGGCGCTCGTCTGCGTGCGATCGGGCCAGCGTCAGGCCAGCCCGACGAGGAACGCCTCGAGCAGCGGACCGGCCGTCGTGGACCCGTAGTCGCCGGTCTCGACGAACACAGCGACCGCGAGGTCGCCCTGGGTCGCGATCATCCAGGCGTGGTTGGTGCTGCCGTCGCCGTACTGCGCGGTGCCGGTCTTGGCCCCGACAGGCTCTCCGGGGACGTCGAGCAAGAAGCTGCCGCCGCCGTCGGTCACGACGGCCCGCATGAACGCACCGAGCTGGGCGGCCTCGTCGGCGGTCAGCGGCGCTGCCGCGGCGTCGGGCAGGTCGGAGTCGACCGGGTCGGCCTCCTGCGCCAGGAAGGTCGGGCGCACGGTGGTCCCGGCGGCCACGGAGGCGGCGACGGTCGCCATCGCCACCGGCGACGCCTGGACCTGCCCCTGGCCGATCATGGACGCGGCGTGCTCGGTCCCCTCGGCCTCGGCCGGGACCGACCCGGTGAAGACTCCCGGGCCGGGCTGCTGCGCGAGCCCCAGCCCGAGGGCCTCGCCCGCCGACGCGAGGTCGGCCTGCGTCACCTGCCCGGAGGCGTTGATGAGCGCGGTGTTGCACGAGTTGGCGATGACGTCGGTCAGCGAGATCTCGCCGGACTTCCCCGCCGGGTAGTCGGGGTAGTTGACGAAGGCCCGCCCGTCGACGACGGCCTCGGCCGAGCAGTCGAGCGGCGTGTCCGGGGTGAGCCCGTTGCGCAGCAGGGCGAGCGCGGTGACCACCTTGAAGGTCGACCCCGGGGCGTACATCGCGGTGGTCGCCGTCCCGGTACCGGCCGCACCGGTGGCCGACGCGAGGACCTCACCGGTCGAGGGCCGGATCGCGACGATGGCGGCGGGCACCTCCTGGCCCACGAGCACGGAGTCGGCGAGCTCCTGGACGCCGACGTCGAGGGTGGTCCGCAGCGGCTCGCCCGGGACGGGGTCCTCGGCGAGCAGCACGCGGGGCTCTCGCGCCTCGCTCACGGCCTCGAGAGCGACGCCGGGGGTGCCGCGCAGCTGCTCGTCGTACTGGCGCTGCAGGCCGGAGAGCCCGGTGACGTCTCCGGCGGCGATCGTCCCCTCGGAGGCCTCGACGATCTCTGCGGTGGCCTCCCCGGCGCGGCCGAGCAGGTCGCTCGCGAACTCGCGGGTCGGGGCGAGCGGCAGGGTGCCGTCGATGAGCAGCACGCCGGGGATCGCCGCCATCGCGTCGAAGTCGTAGGCGCCGCCCTCGGCGCGCAGCGTGACGGCGTCGACGAAGGCCTTCTCGCCGGCACCGGCGACCTTGGCCGCGTACGCCTCGGGGTCGATCTGGGCGAGCTCCGCGAGCGCACGGGCCGTGCCGTCGAGGTCAGCCGGCTCGACGCGCGTCTTGTCGACGCCCACACGCTTGACCGGCCGCTGCGTGACGATCGGCGTGTCGCCGGCGCCGAGGATGTCGGCGCGCGGCGCGGTGGTCCTGCTCAGGCGCAGGACCTCGTCGGACTCGAGGCCGTCGACCACGAGGTCGGGCGCCCACTGCGCCTCCCAGACGTCCTCGTACAGGGCCAGCGGCGCCTGGGTGTCGTAGGTCCAGGGGTTCCCGGCGATGTCCCAGGTGTGCGTGTAGGTCGCGGTGCCGCTGGTCTCGTCGTCGGCGAGGACCACCTCGGTGAGCTCGACGTCGTGCGGCGAGTCGGCGACGGCGGCCACGACGGCGGCGTGCGAGGCGGTCGCCTCGTCGGCGCTCACGTCGCTGAAGGCGATGCCGGAGAGGTCGCCGTCGGCGAGGCCCTCGCCGAGCGCGGTCGCGAGCGTCGTCGCCTCGGCGAGCGGGTCGGGCTCGTCGCTGCACGCCGCGAGCCCGCCGACCACGAGGACCGTCGAGAGGGTGGCGGCGCCGAACGACCACAGCCGTGGTCGGCGACGGAGGCGTGGCGAGGTCATGACGTCAGCGGCAGGCATGGGTCAACAGAACGTGGCGTGTGCCGTTCTGTCCAGCCCGACCCGCGGGTCTGCGCACAACCCGCCCACGAGGTCACCCGGTGGACGTGGCTAGCATCGTCGGGTGACTCTCCCCTCTCAGCCCACCGACGTCCTCTCCTCCGGGACCCTCGACACCGTGGACGGGCAGTCGGTCTACTGGGAGTCCTGGGGCTCCGCCGACGGTGTCCCCGCGGTGTTCCTGCACGGCGGTCCGGGTTCCGGCTTCGGCGACGGCCACCGGCAGCACTTCGACGCGCGCCGTCACCTCGTGGTGGCCCTCGACCAGCGCGGCTGCGGCCGCAGCCGTCCGCTCGCGACGGGCCCGGGGGCAGACCTCGCGGCGATCACCACGGAGCGCATGGTCGCCGACGTCGAGGCGCTCCGCGAGCACCTGGGGATCGAGGAGTGGCTCGTGGTCGGCGTCTCGTGGGGGACGACGCTCGCCCTCGCCTACGCGCAGGCCCACCCGTCGCGCGCGACAGGCCTCGTCCTGGGCGCCGTGACGACCACCTCCGCCGCCGAGGTCGAGTGGATCACCGAGTCGATGCGCGCGGTGTTCCCGGCGCAGTGGGAGGCCTTCGCCTCAGCCTCGGGCCGCGCGCCGGGGCAGCGGGTCGTCGACGCGTACCGCGAACGGCTGACGGACCCGGACCGGGGCGTCCGGGAGGCGGCCGCCCTCGCGTGGTGCACGTGGGAGGACGTCCACGTCTCTCTCGCCACGGGTGGGGCGCCGAGCCCGCGCTACGAGGACCCGGAGTTCCGGCTGCTGTTCGCGACGCTCGTGGTGCACGTCTGGGCAGCGTCGGGCTTCGCGCCTCCCGAGGGGATCCTCGGCCGGGTGGACCGGGTCGCCCACCTCCCCGCGGTGCTCGTCCACGGTGCGCTCGACATCAGCTCACCGCTGTCCACGGCCTACGACCTGCACCGCGCCTGGCCCGCCAGCGAGCTCGTGGTGGTCGGGTCGGACGGTCACGGCGGGGCCTCGATGGCAGAGGAGATCACCCGGGCCGTGGCGAGGCTGACCCTGAGCTGACGGCAGGAGGCCCGCCGCTCGTGCGACGGGCCTCCTGCCAGGTGCTGCTGACGTGGTCCGCAGGCCAGGACCTGCTCAGACCGTCGTCTTGCCCAGGTCGGGCGTCGCGAGCCCGGTCGCGACGGGCTTCTGGCCGCGAGACGACAACCGCTTCTCGATGTACACCGCGAGCCGGGACAGCGCGATGTTCACCGTGAGGTAGACGACGGCGACCACGAGGAACAGCGGCAGGCGCGAGTCGCTCCCGAAGAAGTTGTAGTTCGTCTTCATGGCGTTGAGCAGCTCGGGGTACCCGACGATGAAGCCGAGCGAGCTGTCCTTGAGCAACACCACGAACTGGCTGATGAGGCTCGGCAGCATGAGCCGGATGACCTGGGGCAGCTGGACGAGCCGCAGCGTCTGACCACGGGTGAGGCCGATGGCCGTCCCCGCCTCGGCCTGCCCCTTGGGCAGCGCGGCGAGGCCGGCGCGGAGGATCTCGGCGACGATCGCCGCGTTGTACAGCGTGAGACCGATGACCACGGCCTGGAAGGACGACAGCCCGAAGGCCAGCAGCGCGAACAGCATCATGAGGAGCACCGGCAGACCGCGGAGCACCTCGATCACGGCGGTCGCAGCACCGCGCACGACGCGGATGCCGGAGGTGCGCAGGATGGCCAGCACGAAGGCGAGCACCAGGGCGAGCGGTGCGGCGACGACCGCCGCCTTGAGCGTCGCGCCGAGCCCGGTGACGACGAGCGACTTCCACACGTCTTCGGCGCTCTGGCCCTTCGGCGGGTCGGTGAGGACGGCCCACCGGTCGTCGAAGATCCCCCGGTCGGCCATGCCCTTGATCATCCAGGCGAGCAGGCCGAGCAGGATCACCGCGAAGACGATCGAGCCGATCCGCTCGAGGCGCCGGGTCTTGGGTCCGGGTGCGTCGTAGAGGACGTTGCCGCTCATCGGCTGAACACCACCTTTCGCTCGATGGCATTGGCCGCGATCCCCGCGGGGATCGTGATGACGAGATAGCAGACGGCGATGCCGGTGAGCAGCAGGACGACGTCGGCCGGGTTGTCGCGGGCGAGGGCTCGGCTCGTCGAGGTGAGCTCGACGACCGCGAAGCCTGCGGCCACCGACGTGTTCTTGGTGAGTGCGATGAGCACGTTGATCAGCGGGGGCACCACGGTGCGCAGCGCCTGCGGCAGGACCACGAGGCTGAGCGTCTGGACGGTCCCGAGGCCGATGGCGCGGGCCGCCTCGGCCTGCCCGACGGCGACCGAGTTGATGCCCGACCGCACGGCCTCGCACACGAAGGCCGAGGTGTAGGCGGTGAGTGCGATGATGGCGGGCACCCGGCCGAGCGGCAGGATGAACCCGAGGCTCGGGAGCACGAAGACGAAGAAGATGAACACCAGCGTCAGCGGGGTGTTCCTCGCGACCTCGACGTACGCGCCGGCGAAGGTGCGCAGCGAGCGCAGCGGCGCGACACGGAACGCGGCCAGGATCGTCCCGAAGACGAGGGAGAGGGCTCCCGACACGACGGCGAGGAACAGGGTGAGCTGGAACCCCTGCCAGATCCTCGGCAGCTCGTCGACCAGTGCTTGCACGGTCGTCCTCCTTGGTTCACGCGGGTCGTGGGCCGTCGGCCCAGCGCCCGCAGTCGGGTGGTGCGGTGGTCCCGCGGGCCGGGCCGGCCGCCTGAGGTGTCAGGCGACCGGCCCGGGCCGAGGGTCGTCGGTCAGACGCTCGTCCGACCGGTCGTGCTCAGTACCGGTCGACGGCCGGCGGCGTCGGGGTGTCGAGCACCTCACCGGCGGTCGCCTCCCACGCAGCGTCCCAGCGGCCGTCCTCGTAGGCGGCCTCGAGGGTGTCGTTGATGAAGTTGCGGAAGTCCGTGTCGTCCTTCTTCAGACCGATGCCGTAGGGCTCCTCGGTGAACTGCTCACCGGCGAGCTTGAAGTCGTCCGGGCTCTCGGCGACGTAGCCCGCGAGGATCACGTTGTCGGTGGTGAGCACGTCGACCTGGCCGTTGCGGAGCGGGTCGAGGCAGTCGGTGTACTGCGAGAAGGTGCGGAGGTCGGCGTCGGGGAAGTTCTCCTCGATGTTCTTCGCGGGGGTCGAGCCCTCGGCGGAGCAGACGATCTTCCCGGCGAGGTCGTCCTCGGACTGGATCGAGTCGTCGTCGGCGTTCACCATGAGCGACTGCCCGGCGAGGTAGTACGGTCCGGCGAAGTCGATGACCTGCTTGCGGTCGTCGTTGATCGTGTAGGTGGCCACGACGATGTCGACGCGGTCCTCCTGGATGAACGTCTCGCGGTTGGCGGACACCGTCTCGGTCCACTCGATGTCGTCCGGGGCGATCCCGAGCTCGCCGGCGATGATCTTCGCGATCTCCACGTCGAAGCCGACGGGCGTCCCGTCCGGGCCGACGAGGCCGAAGAGCGGCTGGTCGAACTTCGTGCCGACGGTCATGGTGCCTGCCTCGGCGAGGCGGGCCATCGTGCTGCCCTCGGGGAACTCCGCGGCGTCGACGTCCGCGACGGGCGGGTCTTCAGAGCTGTCGTCTCCGCCGCAGGCTGAGAGCAGCAGGGCAGAGGCAGCGGCGATCGCGAGGAACGCGGTCGGACGGTTGCGCATGGGGTTCTCCTTCGTGGCGGGTCGCGACGTCGGTCCGGACTGCGGTGCGTCCGGACCGTACGGCCGCCCGTCCCAGGGGTACCCGGGACGGGGTGGTCGGTACGGCTGTCGTCAGTGCAGGGTCGGTGCAGGGCTCAGTGGGTGAGGATCTTCGACAGGAACTCCTGGGCGCGCTCGGACCGCGGGTTCGTGAAGAACTCCTCGGGCTCGGCCTCCTCGACGATCTGGCCGTCGGCCATGAAGACCACGCGGTCGGCGGCCTTCCGGGCGAAGCCCATCTCGTGGGTGACGACGATCATCGTCATGCCGTCCTTGGCGAGACCCACCATGACGTCGAGGACCTCGTTGATCATCTCGGGGTCGAGGGCAGAGGTGGGCTCGTCGAAGAGCATGACCTTGGGCTGCATGGCGAGCGCGCGGGCGATCGCCACGCGCTGCTGCTGCCCACCGGACAGCTGGGCCGGCATCTTGCCGGCCTGGGACTCGATCCCGACGCGCTCGAGGAGCGACATCGCGAGCTCCTTGGCCTCTGCGCTCTTCATGCCCTTGACCTTGATGGGCCCGAGCGTGACGTTCTCGAGGATCGTCTTGTGCGCGAAGAGGTTGAAGGACTGGAAGACCATCCCGACGTCGGCGCGCAGGCGCGCGAGCGCCTTGCCCTCCTCGGGCAGCTGGTGACCGTCGAGCTCGATGGTCCCGGAGTCGATGGTCTCGAGACGGTTGATCGCGCGGCACAGCGTCGACTTGCCGGAACCCGACGGGCCGATCACCACGACGACCTCGCCGCGCCTCACGGAGAGGTCGATGTCCTTGAGGACGTGCAGGTCGCCGAAGTGCTTGTTCACGCCGGTGAGCGCGACCAGCGCCGCTGGCGACCCACCCTCGGCTTTCTGGGTTGTGTCATCCATCACATGACCGTAGGGGACGTTTGTTTCGTCCGCCACCGAGATCGTTAACGGTTCTGCAACGAGATCGTCATCGTCGCGCCTCGTCGGACGGGGGTGCCGGCTCGCGGTCACGGGCTGATCCATGGGGCTCCTCGGGCGTGTGCCACCTGCGGCGACAGCCCCGCATCGCCGTCGAGCGGGGCCGACGCACCTCGGTGTGTCGTCGGTCACGCCACCATAGAGGACTTTTGTCCTATTGGCGAGCCTGGCGCGGTGTGTACCGTCCTGCGCCGCCCGTGCAGGACCTCACTCTCCCTGGTGCTCGTGCGGGTCGAGCGCAACGAAACCGTGCCCGAGGACGCCCTCCGGCCCGTCGTACGGTTCCACCTCGTCCACGAACGCCTCCGCGTCGTCGCGCGGCTTGTAGCCGAGCGCCCGGGCGCTGGCGAGGTCCCACCACCCCCGGGTGTTGGCCGAGACCCCGTAGGCGATCACCGGTCCGGACACCTCTCCGCGCAGCGAGGCGTCCACCAGCCGCACCGTGTCGCCGGGGCTCAACCAGATCCCCAGGTCGAAGGTGCTCACCGGCCTGTCCGCGCACATCCCGATCCGCAGGGACACGACCTCGAGGCCGTACTTGTCGGCGTACAGGCTGCCGAGCGCCTCCATCGCGGCCTTCGAGACCCCGTAGTAGGTGTCCGGCCGTGGCGCGACGTCCGTGCGGGCGGTCTCACCGGTGGGCAGGTACCCGACCGCGTGGTTCGAGCTCGCCAGGACCACGCGCCGCACGCCCGCCCGGCGGGCCGCCTCGAGCACCCGGTAGGTGCCGTCGATGTTGGTCCGGCGGATCGTCGTCCAGCTGTCCTCGCCCGGGATGCCGGCGAGGTGCACCACGGCGTCGGCCCCGGCGAAGGCCTCGTCGAGGGCGTCGCGGGAGTCTTCCTCGCTGATGTCGGCGGTGAAGAACGGGGTGCCCTCTTCGCCGGGGAGCAGCTCGTCGGGCTCGTGCCCGCCGAGCAGCCGCAGCGACCAGCCTCGGGCCGGCAGCCCTCCGCCCGTCTGGCGCAGGTAGGTCCCGATGCTCCCTGAGGCACCGGAGACGACGACGGTCGGGTTCTGCTCTGTCACGGGTGGTCCTCCTGGGGTCGGCTCAGGTGCGCCTGGTGTGCGGTCTCACCAGTCTTCCCCGGAGGTCGCGCGGCTGCACGCCGGGCACCGCGGGCAGAGCCCACCGGGCGTGCCACGGTGCCCACCGGGCGTCGCGCCGTCCCCGGTGCGACGATGGACGACCCCTCGTACCCGACGGAAGGACCTCCCCGTGCGCCAGGCAGAGCAGATCACCGACCCGATCGCCTACCACGGGGAGGGCCCCGTCTGGTCGCCGTCCTGGGGTGGCCTGCGCTGGGTGGACATGCTCGCGGGCGACCTCCTGACGCTGCGCTCCGACGGCTCCGTGGACCGGCTCCACGTCGGCGACGTCGCCGCCTTCGCCCGTCCGCGGTCCAACGGCGGCTACGTGGTGGCCGTCGAGCGCGGCATCGCGCTGGCCGACGGCCCGGACGACGTCCCGACGCCCCTCGAGCCGCTGTGGGACGACCCCAGCGTCCGCATGAACGAGGGCGGCTGCGACCCGCACGGGAACCTGTACGCCGGCGGCATGGCCTACGACCAGCGCCCGGGAGGCGCGGGGCTCTACCGGATCACGCCCGAGGGCGACGTGTCGGTGGTCCTCGCCCAGGTGACGGTGTCGAACGGCCTCGACTTCTCCCCCGAGGGCGACCTCGCCTACTACAACGACACCGCGACCGGCACGACGGACGTCTTCGACGTGGTCGACGGCGAGCTCACGGGACGGCGCGTCTTCCACAGCTCTGACGGCACCCACGCCGACGGCCTGACCGTCGACTCGGTGGGCAACGTCTGGGTCGCGCTCAACGGCGCGGGCCGCGTCCGCTGCTACTCACCCCGCGGCACGGTCCTCGAGGAGATCGAGGTCCCCGTGCGCCTCGTGACGGCGGTGACGCTCGGCGGCCCCGACCTCACCGACCTGTACATCACCACGTCGAAGGAGAACCTCGACGACCCCGAGCCCGAGGCGGGCGCGCTCTTCCGCACGACGGTCGACGTCCCGGGCAAGCCGGTCCTGCCGTACCGGGGCTGAGGAGCCTGCCTCCACCAGATGCCGACCGCTCGGGTCGGTCGTAGCGTCGAGGAGGCACGCCGGACGGCGGCCCGCTCTCGACGAGGAGACCCCCATGAACGACACCTCACCCACCTCTGACGCCCAGAAGATCACGTCGCTGCTGAAGGACTTCCGCTTCGGCATGTTCACGACGCTCGACTCTGGGAAGCCTGTCGCGCGTCCCTTCACGATCCAGGAGGTCGAGCCCGGTGGAGACCTGTGGTTCCTGGTGTCGAAGCGGTCGTCGGCCGTCCAGCAGCTCGCTGCCGACTCTCGGGCTGGGGTGGCGCTCAGCTCGAACGACAGCTGGGTGTCGCTCACCGGGACCGCCGAGGTGGTCCACTCGCAGGAGCGTGTCGACAAGTACTGGAGCCCCGTGGTCGAGGCCTGGTTCCCCGACGGCAAGGAAGACCCGGAGATCACCGTGCTGAAGTTCTCGGCCGACGGCGGCGAGTACTGGGACACCCCGGGCAGCCGGGTCGCCACGGCCCTCGCCTTCGTCAAGGCGAAGGTCACCGGAGAGCCCCTCGAGGGCGACACGGGGAAG
This genomic interval carries:
- a CDS encoding amino acid ABC transporter permease, whose translation is MQALVDELPRIWQGFQLTLFLAVVSGALSLVFGTILAAFRVAPLRSLRTFAGAYVEVARNTPLTLVFIFFVFVLPSLGFILPLGRVPAIIALTAYTSAFVCEAVRSGINSVAVGQAEAARAIGLGTVQTLSLVVLPQALRTVVPPLINVLIALTKNTSVAAGFAVVELTSTSRALARDNPADVVLLLTGIAVCYLVITIPAGIAANAIERKVVFSR
- a CDS encoding NAD-dependent epimerase/dehydratase family protein, which translates into the protein MTEQNPTVVVSGASGSIGTYLRQTGGGLPARGWSLRLLGGHEPDELLPGEEGTPFFTADISEEDSRDALDEAFAGADAVVHLAGIPGEDSWTTIRRTNIDGTYRVLEAARRAGVRRVVLASSNHAVGYLPTGETARTDVAPRPDTYYGVSKAAMEALGSLYADKYGLEVVSLRIGMCADRPVSTFDLGIWLSPGDTVRLVDASLRGEVSGPVIAYGVSANTRGWWDLASARALGYKPRDDAEAFVDEVEPYDGPEGVLGHGFVALDPHEHQGE
- a CDS encoding pyridoxamine 5'-phosphate oxidase family protein; this translates as MNDTSPTSDAQKITSLLKDFRFGMFTTLDSGKPVARPFTIQEVEPGGDLWFLVSKRSSAVQQLAADSRAGVALSSNDSWVSLTGTAEVVHSQERVDKYWSPVVEAWFPDGKEDPEITVLKFSADGGEYWDTPGSRVATALAFVKAKVTGEPLEGDTGKVDL
- a CDS encoding glutamate ABC transporter substrate-binding protein, which gives rise to MRNRPTAFLAIAAASALLLSACGGDDSSEDPPVADVDAAEFPEGSTMARLAEAGTMTVGTKFDQPLFGLVGPDGTPVGFDVEIAKIIAGELGIAPDDIEWTETVSANRETFIQEDRVDIVVATYTINDDRKQVIDFAGPYYLAGQSLMVNADDDSIQSEDDLAGKIVCSAEGSTPAKNIEENFPDADLRTFSQYTDCLDPLRNGQVDVLTTDNVILAGYVAESPDDFKLAGEQFTEEPYGIGLKKDDTDFRNFINDTLEAAYEDGRWDAAWEATAGEVLDTPTPPAVDRY
- a CDS encoding amino acid ABC transporter ATP-binding protein; the encoded protein is MDDTTQKAEGGSPAALVALTGVNKHFGDLHVLKDIDLSVRRGEVVVVIGPSGSGKSTLCRAINRLETIDSGTIELDGHQLPEEGKALARLRADVGMVFQSFNLFAHKTILENVTLGPIKVKGMKSAEAKELAMSLLERVGIESQAGKMPAQLSGGQQQRVAIARALAMQPKVMLFDEPTSALDPEMINEVLDVMVGLAKDGMTMIVVTHEMGFARKAADRVVFMADGQIVEEAEPEEFFTNPRSERAQEFLSKILTH
- a CDS encoding SMP-30/gluconolactonase/LRE family protein; its protein translation is MRQAEQITDPIAYHGEGPVWSPSWGGLRWVDMLAGDLLTLRSDGSVDRLHVGDVAAFARPRSNGGYVVAVERGIALADGPDDVPTPLEPLWDDPSVRMNEGGCDPHGNLYAGGMAYDQRPGGAGLYRITPEGDVSVVLAQVTVSNGLDFSPEGDLAYYNDTATGTTDVFDVVDGELTGRRVFHSSDGTHADGLTVDSVGNVWVALNGAGRVRCYSPRGTVLEEIEVPVRLVTAVTLGGPDLTDLYITTSKENLDDPEPEAGALFRTTVDVPGKPVLPYRG